The following proteins are co-located in the Roseiconus lacunae genome:
- a CDS encoding serine/threonine-protein kinase yields the protein MPSPQEADDPIDEAFAAYLKSVDEGSIGSREEFLAQFPEMATELKDLMDAADAIDRFAVRSEPPLSSISPSQAGAETVDFVTSDPNQSGDDPAETLPEANRAKGDPGPTLPYDLGDYQLQKVVGRGGMGVVYQAQQKVLNRTVAVKMIRGGMLACENDVRRFYTEAQAAAGLHHPGIVPVYQFGHRAGHHFFSMALIDGTDLQKRLNEEDELPIDDAARYVRDVARAIEHAHQNDVLHRDLKPANILVDQKDRIHITDFGLAKNLGADSSVTGSGAAVGTPNYMAPEQAGGHSDRATRQTDIYSLGAILFACITGRPPLLGDSIVDTLMQVVHEPPPLMRQFRSGVPHDLETIVAKCLEKHPKKRYHSAGALAEDLDAFLEGRPILARPRGRLLQLWHWFSGVPLVGALLGRKVVRSSPSHRRAQAAMLLMIAASPFFFVGIAMLYSHHIQSMPDHVTIAGGIENGTYNKISSLIASRLREIDGVSVDVVATGGSVDNRQRLLDQDVHVAPMQASAINDNRLCVIAPLFYEMAHLLVRGDGFDSGSFQIEPEQLIGRSIAVGPPQSGSQGTAKMILDSLKIAADVSPRVTTDWAKLHSPNAPPIALVCVGAGSDLIVKLLASGWQLKSIPQSIMISIHHPTLRPMTIDASDYPESSIPKVGLPTVGTTAFLAARRDTPSELVQATLELLYREPTIIENLIPRDRTAEWQGLDFHPTARQYFATIEVGVQ from the coding sequence ATGCCCTCCCCTCAGGAAGCTGACGACCCTATCGACGAAGCGTTTGCGGCGTACCTGAAGTCCGTCGACGAGGGCTCGATCGGATCACGAGAAGAATTTCTCGCCCAGTTTCCCGAGATGGCGACTGAGCTAAAGGATCTGATGGACGCCGCCGACGCGATCGATCGCTTTGCGGTCCGCTCGGAGCCCCCTCTTTCGTCGATCTCTCCGTCTCAAGCGGGTGCCGAAACCGTCGACTTCGTCACCAGCGATCCGAATCAATCGGGCGATGATCCCGCCGAAACGTTACCCGAAGCGAATCGCGCTAAAGGCGACCCGGGGCCGACGCTACCGTATGACTTGGGCGATTACCAACTTCAAAAAGTTGTCGGCCGCGGTGGCATGGGAGTCGTGTATCAGGCCCAGCAGAAAGTTCTTAATCGCACCGTCGCGGTCAAGATGATTCGTGGCGGAATGCTGGCCTGTGAAAACGATGTACGGCGGTTTTACACGGAAGCCCAAGCCGCCGCCGGGCTTCACCATCCTGGAATCGTTCCGGTCTACCAATTCGGTCATCGTGCGGGACATCATTTTTTTTCGATGGCGTTGATCGACGGGACCGATTTGCAAAAACGGCTCAACGAGGAAGACGAGCTACCGATCGACGACGCAGCCCGCTATGTCCGCGATGTCGCTCGGGCGATCGAACACGCCCACCAAAATGACGTCTTACACCGCGACCTTAAGCCTGCGAACATTTTGGTCGATCAAAAAGACCGCATTCATATCACCGATTTTGGCTTAGCGAAAAACCTCGGTGCCGATAGCTCGGTGACCGGAAGTGGCGCCGCCGTCGGAACCCCCAACTACATGGCTCCCGAACAGGCCGGGGGACACAGCGATCGGGCGACCCGCCAAACCGACATTTACTCACTCGGAGCGATTCTATTCGCATGCATCACCGGTCGACCGCCGCTACTCGGTGATTCGATCGTCGACACACTGATGCAAGTCGTCCACGAACCGCCGCCTCTGATGCGTCAATTCCGTAGCGGTGTGCCTCACGATTTGGAAACGATCGTGGCGAAGTGCTTGGAAAAACATCCGAAAAAACGCTACCACTCGGCCGGCGCCCTCGCCGAAGATCTTGATGCGTTTCTCGAAGGACGCCCTATCCTTGCGCGTCCGCGTGGCCGGTTGCTGCAGCTTTGGCACTGGTTCAGCGGCGTCCCGCTGGTCGGCGCATTGCTTGGCCGCAAAGTGGTACGGTCATCGCCAAGTCACCGGCGTGCCCAAGCGGCGATGCTGCTGATGATCGCCGCCAGCCCGTTCTTTTTTGTCGGTATCGCGATGCTGTACAGTCATCACATTCAATCGATGCCAGACCACGTCACCATCGCTGGCGGGATCGAGAATGGGACTTACAACAAGATCTCGTCACTGATCGCATCGCGGCTACGTGAAATCGATGGTGTCAGCGTCGACGTTGTTGCGACCGGAGGTTCAGTCGATAACCGACAACGGTTGCTCGATCAAGATGTTCATGTTGCCCCGATGCAAGCATCGGCGATCAACGACAATCGGCTTTGCGTCATCGCACCGCTATTTTACGAAATGGCGCACCTTCTGGTCCGTGGTGATGGTTTTGATTCCGGCTCGTTTCAGATCGAGCCGGAACAATTGATCGGACGCAGTATTGCCGTTGGGCCTCCTCAAAGTGGGTCACAAGGGACAGCCAAAATGATTCTCGATTCCCTGAAAATCGCAGCCGATGTGTCCCCACGAGTTACGACCGATTGGGCGAAACTCCACAGTCCCAATGCGCCGCCAATTGCGTTGGTTTGTGTCGGTGCCGGAAGTGACTTGATTGTTAAACTACTTGCCAGCGGTTGGCAGCTCAAATCGATCCCGCAAAGCATCATGATCTCGATCCATCATCCGACGCTTCGCCCAATGACGATCGATGCGTCTGACTATCCTGAATCGTCGATCCCCAAAGTAGGCCTGCCAACGGTTGGCACCACTGCGTTCCTTGCCGCTCGTCGTGATACGCCATCGGAACTGGTCCAAGCGACCCTTGAGCTTCTATATCGCGAACCGACGATCATCGAAAATTTGATTCCACGTGATCGTACCGCCGAATGGCAAGGCTTGGATTTCCATCCGACCGCACGGCAATACTTCGCCACCATCGAAGTCGGTGTTCAGTAG
- a CDS encoding efflux RND transporter permease subunit: MLDSIIRFSLRNRIVVLAVAILLVLVGTWQALRMPIDVFPNLNRPRVVVMTEAPGMAPEEVEALITFPLETAFNGASGVQAVRSSSGIGLSVIYVEFAWGTDIYNDRQIVNERLQLAQESLPEGIKPTLAPISSIMGQILMYAMWSEGEKTEPMEVRTLADWVVRQRLLTIPGVSQVFTMGGGRLQYQVLLNPNRLREFDLTVEEVHRAVSESNLNATGGYLDQQGSNELLVRGLGRINGLDDLREIVVETRDNRPVTLADIASVVEGSQVKRGDSSALLKNPDGGVDGGPAVMLTINKQPGADTRAVDDAIEAALKELALTLPSDLRIENVYSQRSFIDRAIENVVEALADGGVLVFVILFLFLLNFRTTFITLTAIPLSIVTTALVFTAMGLSINTMTLGGLAVAIGELVDDAIVDVENIFRRLKEWRNKASTQAMSVSSRAISSIRVVYQASIEVRSSVVYGTAIVVLVFLPLFALEGMEGKLFVPLALGYVVSLLASLVVSLTVTPVLASLLLVGDRVWRVLLPGFAFVIGVLVCHWILPRTLEFVGSDVSLPGSPLWWSVMLTIPIWIGVLIVERRLGGEHAEEGKLLEGLHGIARSTINFSTRFSGLVLGISMIAVGVAAMMLFRFENDFLPPFNEGSVQVNALLPPGSSLATSNQIGLTVQEELIKIPAVKSVARRTGRAELDEHAEGVNVTEMFLEIETHADREQTIRAIRDTMEEIPGVVSSTEQPLAHLISHMISGVKAQIGIKLYGDDLDLLRKKAEEMKAAIADVPGLTDVMVEQQTNIPQLRIELDRSALKQTGLRPAQVMEMVETAMNGTIVSQVLLGQRSFDLLVRMEESYREDLSRLRRLVVPLPDGGRVPLESVAKIYESGGPNMIKREQVRRRIVLQANVANRGVVDAVTDIKQRLGAVELPAGYFVEYGGQFESQQSASRRLALLSAVALIGMFLVLYTLFGNVNFAAQVLVALPTAFVGAVAALVITDQHLTVAAIVGFISLCGIASRNGILLLNHYVHLVRYEGETWSRAMVARAGQERMAPVLMTALTSGIGLLPLALAAGQPGKEILYPIATVIVGGLVSSTLAEFFVRPALFWSIGIESGKQIIANSDDEIWEAEMKTKHS; encoded by the coding sequence ATGCTTGACTCTATCATTCGTTTTTCACTTCGCAATCGTATCGTCGTGTTGGCGGTCGCCATCCTGCTGGTGTTGGTCGGAACTTGGCAGGCACTTCGGATGCCTATCGATGTTTTTCCTAATTTGAATCGGCCACGTGTGGTCGTGATGACAGAAGCACCGGGCATGGCACCGGAGGAAGTCGAAGCGCTTATTACGTTCCCACTTGAAACAGCGTTCAACGGAGCAAGTGGCGTCCAGGCTGTTCGCAGCAGCAGTGGAATAGGGCTATCGGTGATCTATGTCGAGTTCGCCTGGGGAACTGACATTTACAACGATCGACAAATCGTTAATGAGCGTTTGCAACTTGCTCAGGAAAGCTTGCCGGAAGGAATCAAACCGACGTTGGCTCCGATTTCTTCCATCATGGGACAGATCTTGATGTATGCCATGTGGAGCGAAGGTGAAAAGACGGAGCCTATGGAAGTTCGCACGCTTGCCGACTGGGTTGTCCGTCAACGCCTGCTGACCATTCCGGGGGTCTCTCAGGTCTTTACGATGGGCGGCGGTCGTCTGCAGTATCAAGTGCTGCTAAATCCTAATCGATTGCGTGAGTTCGATTTGACCGTCGAAGAGGTTCACAGGGCGGTGAGCGAGTCCAATCTGAATGCGACCGGAGGTTACCTCGATCAACAAGGTAGCAACGAGTTGCTCGTTCGTGGGTTAGGCAGGATCAACGGTCTTGATGATCTGCGCGAGATCGTCGTCGAAACACGTGACAATCGGCCCGTTACGTTGGCCGACATTGCCAGCGTGGTCGAAGGAAGCCAAGTCAAGCGGGGCGATTCATCAGCGTTACTAAAAAATCCTGATGGCGGCGTAGATGGAGGACCTGCGGTGATGTTGACAATCAACAAACAACCGGGAGCCGATACGCGAGCGGTAGACGACGCGATCGAAGCCGCCCTAAAAGAGTTGGCATTGACGCTGCCTTCCGACCTGAGAATTGAAAACGTGTACTCGCAGCGGTCTTTTATCGATCGGGCAATCGAAAACGTGGTCGAGGCGCTCGCCGACGGAGGAGTGCTGGTGTTTGTGATCTTGTTCCTGTTCTTGCTGAACTTTCGTACGACCTTCATCACACTGACCGCCATCCCTTTGTCGATTGTCACCACCGCGTTGGTATTTACCGCAATGGGGCTGTCGATCAATACGATGACGCTAGGAGGATTGGCAGTCGCGATCGGCGAGTTAGTTGACGACGCAATTGTCGATGTCGAGAACATTTTTCGCCGATTGAAGGAATGGCGAAACAAAGCGTCGACGCAAGCGATGTCGGTGTCCTCGAGAGCGATTTCTTCGATCCGAGTCGTTTATCAGGCAAGCATCGAAGTACGAAGTAGCGTCGTGTACGGGACGGCGATTGTTGTACTGGTGTTTTTGCCGTTGTTCGCACTCGAAGGGATGGAGGGGAAACTGTTTGTGCCACTTGCGTTGGGGTACGTCGTCTCTCTCCTGGCATCTTTGGTCGTTTCCCTCACCGTGACGCCAGTGCTCGCGTCGCTTTTATTGGTCGGCGACCGAGTTTGGAGGGTCCTGCTTCCGGGCTTCGCGTTTGTAATCGGTGTGCTTGTTTGTCATTGGATTTTGCCGAGGACACTCGAATTTGTCGGCTCGGATGTGTCGCTCCCAGGAAGCCCGTTGTGGTGGTCCGTCATGCTGACAATTCCGATCTGGATTGGGGTTCTTATCGTTGAACGCCGGCTAGGTGGGGAGCACGCAGAGGAAGGGAAACTGCTGGAAGGCCTACACGGTATCGCACGTTCGACGATCAATTTCAGCACACGTTTTTCTGGGTTGGTGTTGGGGATATCCATGATCGCGGTTGGAGTCGCCGCGATGATGCTGTTTCGTTTTGAAAACGATTTCTTGCCACCGTTCAACGAAGGCAGCGTGCAGGTGAACGCATTGCTTCCGCCGGGATCATCGCTTGCGACAAGCAATCAAATCGGTCTGACGGTTCAAGAGGAACTGATTAAGATCCCGGCGGTCAAGTCGGTTGCAAGACGAACCGGTCGAGCCGAACTGGATGAACACGCCGAGGGTGTGAATGTCACCGAAATGTTTTTGGAGATCGAAACACATGCCGATCGTGAGCAGACCATCCGTGCGATTCGCGACACGATGGAAGAGATCCCCGGAGTGGTCTCGAGTACAGAACAGCCTTTGGCCCACTTGATCAGTCACATGATCTCCGGGGTGAAAGCTCAAATCGGAATCAAGCTCTACGGCGATGATCTCGATCTGCTTCGCAAGAAAGCAGAGGAAATGAAAGCGGCGATCGCCGATGTACCTGGGCTGACCGATGTGATGGTGGAGCAACAGACAAACATTCCGCAGTTGCGAATCGAGCTCGATCGCTCGGCGCTTAAGCAGACTGGATTACGTCCGGCTCAAGTGATGGAGATGGTCGAGACGGCAATGAATGGAACCATTGTGAGCCAAGTCCTGTTGGGCCAGCGAAGTTTCGACCTGTTGGTTCGTATGGAGGAATCGTATCGCGAAGATCTCTCAAGATTGCGTCGGTTGGTTGTGCCGTTACCTGATGGAGGCCGTGTACCACTGGAGTCGGTCGCCAAAATCTATGAAAGCGGAGGTCCCAATATGATCAAACGGGAGCAGGTCCGACGGCGAATTGTGCTCCAAGCAAACGTCGCAAATCGAGGTGTCGTGGATGCCGTCACTGACATCAAACAACGGTTGGGTGCCGTGGAACTTCCGGCCGGTTATTTCGTGGAGTATGGCGGGCAATTTGAAAGCCAACAGTCAGCGTCGCGTCGTTTGGCTCTGCTTTCGGCGGTTGCGCTCATCGGGATGTTCTTGGTCCTCTACACCTTGTTTGGGAATGTCAATTTTGCCGCCCAAGTCCTCGTCGCACTTCCGACTGCTTTTGTCGGCGCCGTCGCCGCGCTCGTGATCACTGATCAACATTTGACTGTCGCGGCGATCGTTGGATTTATTTCGCTTTGTGGTATCGCCAGTCGAAATGGAATCCTTTTGCTCAACCATTATGTCCACTTGGTTCGTTACGAAGGCGAAACGTGGTCGCGAGCAATGGTCGCGAGGGCAGGCCAAGAAAGAATGGCGCCGGTGTTGATGACGGCACTGACCAGTGGGATCGGTCTTTTACCGCTGGCGCTCGCCGCGGGGCAACCGGGAAAGGAAATCTTGTATCCGATTGCAACGGTAATCGTCGGCGGTTTGGTGAGCAGCACACTGGCCGAGTTCTTTGTACGACCGGCATTGTTTTGGAGCATCGGCATCGAATCAGGCAAACAGATCATTGCCAACTCGGACGACGAGATTTGGGAAGCGGAAATGAAAACGAAGCACTCTTAG
- a CDS encoding ATP-binding protein, which translates to MPRQHNPPSELSPLDPPSPISADASNKERPHSQSLRSKIVLALALMLGVVVGIEEFVRQYVIANEFAALERVTALKETNRVLSAINTEIDFLADTAVRDVTFLAYAENPNENAVRYETLNQSDETERRTARVHWRARVDGKGNWHWLTPPSLPAEVVDQIGARLQNHNWTKNPAATGITTDQQVNLMLFAGVRLPDNAVNVQPIVAGDDDDEFDRHGYYVIGRALDQTLVADLQRRTSVPFTISRLHTETAHDGKLQIRAVNQSMLAVHSPLLNPEGETLAELLVSLPRDVMMRSKRTTAIARYLSLCGVCGSLLILFLLLQRLVIGRLESIRQHTEQIAQSGLIVNDSDDSPLEVAGNDEISQLADSFSRMRERLGDAQSQLTDASHAAGMSLVANTVIHNVGNVLTNVNSLMETATQRVNALRVEPLEKLAQRLGDDDLDEAFRQATPNYLHRLSETLEDDKRDLTDLLYTLNDNIQHIHQVIRDQRKHTSQSLQWSRLSLPKLIRESINCAEAKLREDQVRVEFEYDSNLPIWTDRSLLLQVLINVITNAGSACHEFTQSDQTPTLKVDIIKTKSAARVRFRDNGCGMDKATLSRVFAAHFTTRSSGSGLGLHFCANAMKRLGGAIHAESLGRHQGSTFIIEIPLTRPGLHGSGETEAVASESSTAINLTPDDTVDLTPVTETDDREEFTS; encoded by the coding sequence ATGCCTCGGCAACACAATCCACCTTCCGAGCTAAGTCCGCTCGATCCTCCCTCCCCGATTTCCGCCGATGCGAGCAATAAAGAACGCCCGCACTCGCAATCGTTGCGCAGCAAAATCGTGCTCGCGCTTGCCCTCATGCTCGGCGTCGTCGTCGGAATCGAAGAGTTCGTTCGACAATACGTGATCGCGAATGAGTTCGCGGCGCTCGAACGCGTCACGGCACTTAAAGAAACCAATCGTGTTCTCTCGGCGATCAACACCGAAATCGACTTCTTGGCCGACACTGCGGTGCGCGATGTCACGTTTCTCGCCTATGCCGAAAATCCGAACGAGAACGCTGTTCGCTACGAGACACTCAATCAATCCGATGAAACGGAGCGCCGTACCGCTCGAGTTCACTGGCGTGCCCGCGTTGATGGAAAAGGAAACTGGCACTGGTTGACGCCCCCAAGTCTTCCGGCAGAAGTCGTCGACCAAATCGGCGCCCGTCTACAAAACCACAACTGGACGAAAAACCCAGCGGCAACGGGAATTACCACCGACCAACAGGTCAACCTCATGCTTTTTGCCGGGGTCCGCTTGCCTGACAATGCCGTAAACGTTCAACCGATCGTCGCTGGTGACGATGATGACGAGTTCGATCGCCACGGCTACTACGTCATCGGCCGAGCGCTCGACCAGACGCTCGTTGCTGACTTGCAGCGTCGTACGAGCGTTCCCTTTACGATCAGTCGACTACATACGGAAACCGCTCATGACGGAAAACTACAAATCCGCGCGGTCAACCAGTCGATGCTCGCGGTGCACTCACCACTGCTAAACCCGGAAGGCGAGACGCTGGCCGAATTACTTGTCAGCCTCCCTCGCGACGTCATGATGCGAAGCAAACGGACCACCGCCATCGCCCGCTACCTATCGCTCTGTGGTGTCTGTGGGTCACTGCTGATTCTATTTTTATTGTTACAACGATTGGTGATCGGAAGGCTGGAATCGATTCGTCAGCACACCGAGCAAATCGCACAATCGGGATTAATCGTCAACGATTCCGATGACTCCCCGCTCGAAGTCGCGGGCAATGACGAAATCAGCCAACTCGCCGATTCGTTCAGTCGCATGCGAGAGCGGCTCGGCGATGCCCAAAGCCAACTGACCGATGCGTCCCACGCCGCAGGGATGAGTCTTGTCGCCAACACAGTGATCCACAATGTCGGAAACGTACTGACCAACGTCAACAGTTTAATGGAAACGGCAACTCAGCGAGTCAACGCGTTGCGTGTCGAACCGCTCGAAAAACTAGCACAACGACTCGGCGACGATGACCTTGATGAAGCCTTCCGGCAAGCAACCCCGAACTACCTTCACCGGTTGAGTGAAACGCTCGAAGACGACAAAAGGGATTTGACCGACTTGCTCTACACTCTCAACGACAACATTCAGCACATCCACCAAGTCATTCGTGATCAACGCAAACACACCAGCCAGTCGCTGCAATGGTCAAGACTTTCGCTGCCGAAACTGATCCGCGAATCGATCAATTGTGCCGAAGCCAAACTAAGAGAAGATCAAGTCAGGGTTGAATTTGAGTACGACTCGAATCTTCCTATTTGGACGGACCGATCGCTACTGCTTCAAGTATTGATCAATGTGATCACGAACGCCGGTAGTGCATGTCATGAGTTCACGCAATCAGATCAAACACCGACTCTGAAGGTTGACATCATCAAGACTAAATCGGCTGCCCGGGTGCGTTTTCGTGACAACGGATGTGGTATGGACAAGGCAACCTTGTCACGAGTATTCGCAGCACACTTCACGACACGGTCATCGGGATCCGGACTCGGGTTACATTTCTGCGCGAACGCGATGAAACGCCTCGGCGGTGCGATTCATGCCGAAAGCCTTGGTCGTCATCAGGGTTCGACCTTCATCATCGAAATCCCGCTCACCCGCCCCGGCCTGCATGGGTCCGGCGAAACTGAGGCCGTGGCGTCTGAGTCTTCCACCGCGATCAATCTTACCCCAGACGATACGGTTGACTTAACTCCGGTCACCGAAACCGATGATCGAGAGGAATTCACGTCATGA
- a CDS encoding EAL domain-containing protein codes for MTEFQNERRVLIVDDQPEIHETFQRIFRRERKQHVELDDFEARFLDSSQVSGAPKPPHAVYADLPIFNLTHVSSGEEGIHEVQKSIDRNSRFAVAFVDMRMPKGLDGLETIKRLWKIDPEIQVVICTAYSDHTWEDIINSLGLNDRLLLLRKPFAHDEARQLAMALSEKYRLAIRQKEKMTILKNEVNRRRKAELELRDIAHRDSLTDLPNRPYLIEKLESVLANQGPKRKTFDAILFLDLDNFKIINDSLGHDAGDDLLNQVAVRLQECVRERDASARHTDTGKPLSPSYDKTVRLGGDEFVVLLEQMLHRDDALRVARRIVKRIGEPFEIGDRLVTVGTSVGVAFLDDTLDDAHDALRNADTAMYQAKNTGKGQIAVFDQTMHEAIVARHELEAQLRVALRDERFELRYQPIISLRDGSIQGVEVLSRWCGEDGAYVPPSKFIPIAEEIGLVSEFGEWVLERSMREFGKLIQSFPDLQRPDVYLGVNVSRCQLADPFFVDRLNAIIDRTKFSSALKLEMSENSDARHSERSRQTMHELDEFGIGIHIDDFGKGSSSLRCFHEYPVETVKIDRTFTASIVVDQGHAIIAEAIMKLAHHLSARIVCQGVESPLQLDLLQRWGCDSAQGYLFAPPMTIDGLRSLMLDPMTSRGVQIIRSKPMAPIQFPSAPGNPLFTND; via the coding sequence ATGACTGAATTTCAAAACGAACGTCGCGTCTTGATCGTCGACGACCAACCAGAAATCCACGAGACGTTTCAGCGAATCTTTCGTCGCGAGCGAAAGCAACATGTTGAGTTGGACGATTTTGAAGCTCGATTCCTTGATTCCTCACAAGTCAGCGGTGCTCCAAAACCGCCACACGCAGTTTATGCGGACTTGCCCATTTTCAATCTGACCCACGTTTCCAGCGGCGAAGAGGGAATTCACGAAGTCCAAAAATCGATCGATCGCAATTCGCGTTTCGCGGTCGCGTTTGTTGACATGCGAATGCCGAAGGGACTTGACGGCTTAGAGACGATTAAGCGTCTCTGGAAAATTGACCCTGAGATCCAAGTCGTTATCTGTACCGCCTATAGCGACCACACGTGGGAAGACATCATCAACAGTCTTGGCCTAAATGACCGCTTATTGCTACTGCGTAAGCCCTTCGCGCATGACGAAGCCCGACAACTTGCGATGGCACTCAGCGAGAAATATCGCTTAGCAATTCGCCAAAAAGAGAAAATGACGATACTCAAGAATGAAGTTAATCGTCGTCGTAAAGCTGAACTAGAACTCCGTGACATCGCCCATCGTGATTCACTGACGGACCTTCCCAATCGTCCGTACCTGATCGAAAAACTCGAGTCGGTCTTAGCGAACCAAGGGCCAAAGCGAAAAACGTTTGATGCGATCCTTTTTTTAGATCTCGACAACTTTAAAATCATCAACGACTCCTTGGGGCACGATGCCGGAGACGACTTGCTAAACCAAGTTGCGGTCCGCTTACAAGAATGTGTCCGCGAGCGCGATGCTTCCGCCCGTCATACCGATACGGGAAAGCCTTTGTCACCGTCATACGACAAAACCGTCCGACTCGGTGGCGACGAGTTTGTGGTGCTTCTCGAACAGATGCTCCATAGAGACGATGCGTTGCGTGTCGCCAGGCGTATCGTCAAACGCATCGGAGAACCCTTCGAAATCGGCGATCGGTTGGTCACCGTCGGCACGAGTGTCGGCGTCGCCTTTCTGGATGACACGCTCGACGATGCACACGATGCTTTGCGAAATGCCGACACGGCGATGTATCAAGCCAAGAATACCGGAAAGGGGCAGATCGCAGTCTTCGATCAAACGATGCACGAAGCGATCGTCGCCCGCCATGAATTAGAAGCACAACTGCGCGTCGCTCTGCGTGACGAACGATTCGAACTGCGCTATCAACCGATCATAAGCCTGCGTGACGGGAGTATCCAAGGCGTCGAGGTCCTTTCGAGATGGTGCGGCGAAGATGGCGCTTATGTCCCTCCGAGTAAATTCATTCCGATCGCCGAGGAAATCGGCCTGGTCAGCGAATTTGGCGAATGGGTCCTGGAACGTTCGATGCGAGAGTTTGGGAAACTGATCCAATCGTTCCCCGACCTTCAACGCCCCGATGTCTACCTCGGCGTCAACGTATCCCGGTGCCAATTGGCCGATCCGTTCTTCGTCGATCGACTCAATGCGATCATCGATCGAACCAAGTTTTCTTCCGCACTTAAATTGGAAATGTCCGAAAACAGCGACGCACGTCATAGCGAGCGATCGCGTCAAACGATGCATGAACTGGATGAATTCGGCATCGGAATCCATATTGATGACTTTGGAAAAGGCAGTTCCTCACTGCGTTGTTTTCACGAATACCCTGTCGAAACGGTCAAGATCGACCGAACATTCACCGCTTCGATCGTGGTCGACCAAGGGCATGCGATCATCGCCGAAGCGATCATGAAACTGGCTCATCACCTCTCGGCTCGCATCGTGTGTCAGGGCGTTGAATCACCGCTGCAACTTGATTTATTGCAGCGATGGGGATGCGACAGTGCCCAGGGTTATCTGTTCGCACCGCCGATGACGATCGACGGCCTCCGAAGCCTAATGCTCGATCCGATGACAAGCCGTGGTGTTCAGATCATTCGTTCTAAGCCGATGGCACCGATTCAGTTTCCTTCGGCGCCGGGCAATCCGTTGTTCACCAACGACTAG